CGTCGTCGCGCGTGCTTATGGTCGTAGACCTCCGTCCGAAGCGTTTGAAGGAATTCGTACGGCGTATCACCCGAAACGCCAATTCGCACGCACTCCAACGGTCGCTCAAATGCGCTGAATTGCATCTGATACTGGAGAAAGTCTGGTGCCCGTTGGCCGACGAGCGATCCCCCTGCACGCACAAGCATGCGCACCTCGTGATATCGAACCTTGACGTCGGCATGCTGGGCTCGAAACAGCTCATCGTGACGGTGCAACGTATCCAGACTATCGACATCCTCCTCGACGTCAACGATATCGGGGATGGCGGGAGGGGCAGGACTCACGGCCGGGGAGGGGGGCGGGGGCGACTCCACGTCGGCCAGTGTTCGGAAGAAGCGATCCGATTCCGCCAGCGTGGCGTGATAGTGTCCCTCCATTCCTTCATGCAACGCCCAATGAAAATTCAACGTCTCGGGCTTTGGATCGAGTAGCAACAAACGTCGTTCAAGAACCGTCCGCTGCGCCCGTCGCACCGAGTTGGCAATGGCTGCGTCGAGCAACGACACGGCGAAATCGAGCACGCTTTCCGGCGCCCCGCGCGATCCCGTCCGGAACGTGATACCAGTGATCAGACCGTGCGTCTTCTCGTCCGAATCCAAGACGTCTACCGGGAAATTCTCGCAGATGCCGCCATCAACGAGCAACATGCCGCCATTTGCCGTGCTTGGCCCACGCAGATAGAACGGTATGGCACACGAATCAAGCACGGCGTTCACAACGTCCATCTGCGGGTCCTTCTCGGTTGCGTAGACGTGCGCTCGACCGTTGGTCAGATCAGTCGCGACGACGTGCAGCGGAATCCGGAGATCCTTGAATAACGAAACTTTATGCTCCGCCAGCACAGCCCGTAGCGCGTCGCGAATTGGATCAATGGCCACCATCGGCTGACCGCGCGCTGCTCGCACCAATTGCCAGGCGTTCGGAGGCGGAACAATGCGTTCCAGGCCTTTTCGATTGTCAATAATCCGTCGGCGCAGATGTTCAAAGTTCACGCCTGCGGCGAAGAGAGCGGCGGCGATGGCCCCCGCCGAGGTGCCTGCAATTCGAGTCACCTTGATGAGCCCAAGCTTTTCAAGGCGCTGGACTGCGTCCAGTGCCGCGAGGAGGCCGCACAGCTTGGCGCCTCCTCCTTGCACTGCGAGTTGGAGTCGAATTGTCATTGGAGGAAACGTAAGGTGGACGCGGCGGCTTCCGTGGGCGTAAACGCCGCGCTAGTTAGAACCTCATGCTCGTCATGGAGGCGCACGAGAGGGCAGGCTTACATAAACGGCCCAACGACGTGAACAAAATAAGAGTCAGACGACCGAAGTCTTACAATGCTTCGCGAACTGCATTGCGCTCGACGAGCAGGCACTACGAACGGACCGCTTGATATCACCAGCCTGGATCAGTTCGTCGACGACACGAAAAGAAAAGCACCTGAATCGGACACCCGCCGAAGAACGCGCCCTCAGCCTCTCGCGATGCCGCGTTCAACTGATTGCGCAATTCCGGCGGCAGCGTTGGAGCCGTTGGCGTGTAGATCAGCACTACGCGCTACCTCTCTCTACGGTCGTGATAGCGATGCGTTGCCCGGGATTAAGTCGGCCCTCGCGGGTGGTGCGCCCTTGTTGGTGACAGCGCGCAAATCTTCCCCGTGTTGGACAACGCAAATTGGACGCACGACGCACGACGCACGACGCAAGACGCACGACGCACACGCGCGAGCATGCGAAGGACGGTAACTGTTGCTCGCCCATACCAAGGGCCGGATAGCGAAAGCTGGCCGCTGGCGCGACGGTCGCTGGTGTCGAACATTCGCGTCGGTGGGGCGTGCGGAGGATGACACGTGCGCGTCTCCGCTCTGATAGTAGATGCGTTGCGTATGGGGGGCGACCGGGACCAGCACCGGCCGGCGTCGCTCGCGGACAGCGAATCACGCCGCCCCGCCTCCTGCAATTGAACGGGACCTCCCCGGTCGAATGCGTTGCACACTCTTCGAAGGAGATCTACGCAATGAAAAAGAAGCTCTGGGTACTCGGAATGGCCGCCGTCGTAGGTGCCGGACTCCTCACGGCGCCGCAGCGTGCGGAGGCGGCGGTGCGGTGCCACTCGAACGGGTCGGCGTGCTGGGCGAACAACCCTCAGGCGTGCTGCTCTGGGAACTGTGACCTGGCCGCGGCCGGTGACATCGCGGGCAAGTGCCGCGCGGTAAGCGACGAATAGCGCGGACGGCGACGACGCTGACGACTAGCCTCGTATGACAACCAACGCCGTCAAAGGTATTGGGGAGAAGCTCTTGAACGTGGCCATCGCCGTGCTAACAGTGTGCGCGGTGGCGGTCACCTCCATACGCGTCATCGACTGGGTGAAGCGCCCCGCCGATCCGCTTGAGCCGCGCTCCATCTCGAATGCGGCGACCTTCGCCGGCTCGCGGCACGTCCTGGGCAACCCGGCCGCGAAAGTCCGCATCATTGAGTTCTCGGACTTTCAATGCCCGTACTGCAGGAAGGCGGCGGTCGATCTCAAAGACTTGGTCGCTCGCTATCCTGAGCTAGTGGCCTAGAGTATCGGCACTTCCCCATTTCAGGGCATCAGTTCGCAGTAGCAAGTGCCGCCGCGGCCGAATGCGCGGGAGATCAGGGTCGCTTCTTCGAGTACCATGATCAGCTATTTGCGAACGCCGATTCTATCGGGAAGACGTCATTCGCGGCGTTTGCCGTACGTGCCGGGGTGGCGGACACGGGGCGGTTTGGCCAGTGCTTGGCAGACTCCGCCACGGTCGCACGCGTCGAAGTGGACCGTATTCGCGGTACGCGCCTACCGGTTGATGGCACGCCGACGTTGATCATCAATGATCAAGTGATCGGTGGATTCCCTGGAAAGAAGCGCTTGGAAGAGCTGGTAAAGGCAGCCCAGTATCAGTAGACACACGGCGGCCGTGCACGACGTGCGGACCGCCCCCATTGCACACAACGTATCCCTTGGAGCCAACCATGAAGCGTGCTTTCTCCCTCGTCCTCGGCACCGCAATCCTACTGGCCGCAGCCGCCGAATCGAGCGTCGCGGCTGCGGCGCCGCGGTGTTCGTCGAACGGTTCCGTATGTTTGGCGAGCAACGCTGGAGCGTGTTGCACGGCGGTCTGCAACCTCGCCCATGCGGACGATACCAAAGGCGTCTGCGCGGCCATCGAGTAGGCATCTCGCGTCTCAGTAGGCGCGCGGCGGCTTCAATCTCCACCACGTGCCACATTGCGCGCATCATGAGCGTGTGTGCTCTCTCGTCCTCGGCGCCGTCATCTGGCGGCAGCCTCTGCCGAATCGAACGTGGCATGTGCGGCGCCGCGTTGTTCCATAGCCGGTTCCCGTTGTTACGCGGACCGTCCCGAATTCTGTTGCTCGGCGTTCTGTGTTCGAAGTTCCGACGGATTTAGTGGCGTGCTGCTGGTCCTACGACATTGAACTGGCGCCCCGCGTCTCAGGTTTCAGCAGATGCCCCGCCCCTCGTTGGGGCCGACGTCCGGTCGGCGAGACCCATTCTCGCCGACCGGACGCGAATACTCCATGAGATGCGACGGACAATGACGATAAGGTGGCGCAGTACGCTGCGAGTCGGCTTGATAATCGGGGCGGTGTACGGCCGCCTCCTCGCGGCGCAAGGCCCGCGCGAATCCATCGTCGTTCGGGTACAGAACGATAGTGCGCGCGCCCTGGCCGGCGTGGCGGTGATCGTGGTTCGAGGGCCGGATCGTGCATCCCAGCAGGTCATCACGGGCTCCGCCGGCGTGGCGTCCGTGGAGTTCGCGGACGGCACCGGCGACTACCTCGTGTCTGCGAAGGCCGCCGGCTATGCGGCGGTGCGTCGCCGCATCACGGCCGCCGAGGGGGAGCATCGTTTCCGAATTACCCTCCTGCTAAAACCGGATACGACGCGGCTGGTTGCCATCCGCGTGCGAGCCGCGCGCGACGCGCCGCCACCCTTTCATCGCTCTTCGTTCGACCAACAGCCGGGCGACGTGCCGGGCGTGGTTGGTGGCGTCACGGGCTTCGTGACGCCAGAGCTGGCAGGTTCGATTGACGCGCTTGCGTTGACGGTGCCGGGCACCGTGGCCGGCTCGACTGGGTTAAGCGTTAACGGTTTGTCCGCCGACCAAAACGCGGTTCGCCTCAATGGTGGGGAGTTCTCCTCAGGCAGCCTACCGCGCGCGGCGCGCGTCGAGACCCGCGTCCAGACGAGCACCTTCGACGCGACACGCGGGGGCTTCGCTGGCGCCGCTGTCGATCTCCACCTTGGTCCCGGTTCGCGCACTTACCAGCGGCGCTCGGCGTTCGGGACGCTCTCCGGAACTCCGTTCCTCGCCTCGGCAAAGGCCAACTCCCGGCCCGTCGGCCTGTCCACGCTCAGTAGCGAATGACCTACAACGTGGCCGCCCAAGGGGTCGTCAACGTCGGTGAGCCCTTCAGTCTGTTCGGCGACAATGACCGCGCGTTGGGAGGCGATGTCGTTCGGCCGCAGACCCTTGCCACATTGCGCGCCGTCGCGACGGAAGGCGGGACTGGTCCCACGCGCGCGCGCGATCTTGCCGTCGTGAGTCGCGCTGGCACCGTGGTCGGCCGCTTCGATCTCACCGCCGACTCGCTCGCTGAGCGGACGCTCCTCGCGTTCGCGGACTGGACCGACGCCTCAGGAGGCGCAGTCGGCCGCTTCGCCACGGCGTCGACTGGAAGCCGGCGCCAAGCGCGCTCGGCCGGCGCGCAGGTGAGCACGGGCTCCTACATCGGTGCCCGGCGCACCACTCTGCTGCAGACTCGCCTCTTGCTCAGTCACCGCGGTGAGAACCGAATACCCCTGAGCTCCCTGCCGTCCACACTCGTCGTCCTGACGGCGGACGATGCCACGGCGGCCGCCCAAGGGACGTCCGTACAGCTGGGCGGCACAGCGCTGCCTGGGTCCCACGTAACACGAGACCTCGCCGAGGGCAGTCTGGATCTGACGTCGAACCAGCGCGGCACCGCGCACCGCTTACGCGCACAACTCGCCGCGCGCGTACAGGCCGTGGCGACCGAGGCCTCGATGGATGGCCGGCGCCTGCTCACGTACGCCTCGGTCGACGCGCTCGTAGCCAATCAACCGTCGTCCCTCGAGCTTCTGGGGGCGGTGCCACGTACCGCAGCACGCGTCGGGAGCGCAGCGCTGGCGCTGTCGCACGAATGGACTTCCTCGCGTTATCTCAAGCTGATCTCCGGTGTGCGCCTAGAGACCGAGCAGGCCTTCACGCCAGTGACCATTGGGTCTGTCGGTCGGGATTCGCTGCAGGTCCGTCGCCTTGACGCGACGCGCGAGATCTTGCCGCGTGTCGGCTTCACGTACGCCTATTCCCGCAAGGGCACGATGCCACCGCGCGCGGCCGTCAACGGCCTTGGTACCCTTTATCAGTTCCCAGTCGGCTATCTGCGCGGGGGGATCGGCCGCTTCCGGTCGCTGCTCGTGCCAGACCAGCTGGCTAGGGTCGGACGGCGCGACCGCGTTTCCGGCGTCACGCGGAGCTATTGCGTCGGATCGGCAATCAGCCCGTTCGTGTGGGGCGAGCTGGGGCAGGACGCTAGCGACCCGAGCACGCTGCGCTGCTTAGAAAGCGCGGGCGAGCTGAGCGACGCGGGCGCCGTGACGTCGACGATGGCCAGCAGCTATCGCGTGCCCGCGACCTGGAAGGCATCAATGGGCTGGGGTGAACGCTTCGGGGCGTTCTCTCTCCGTCTCGATCTCGAAGGCGCAGTCACGACCGGCGTGGCAGATGCGGTGGCGAGCAATCTCCGCTTCGTCCGGCTCAGCGCGTTGGGCGCGGAAGGCCAGCGCCCGCTCTACGTGTCCCCGTTGGCGATTGACGTCGCCACGGGCCTCCCAGACGCCCGTGACGCCCGGATTCTGCCGCTACTCGGGCCGAGCACGCAGCTCCGCAGCGACTTAGGCGTTCGGAGTCGGACGGCCACGGTGACACTCACCCCGCGCACCCAGTCGCTCGGAGATGGCCGACTGCTGTACGCGCAGCTTGCTTGGACGCTCCAGCGCTCGGACATGCAATTTCATGATTACGAGGGCGCGTCGGCCGCGCGCGGCGTGTCGCGACGCTGGGCGGCCTCTCCGATGGACGTCCGCCAAAGCGCCATCGTCCAAGCTGGCCTGCTGCTGCCGCATCTCGCGACCATCACCGTAACGGGGCGATTCCAGTCCGGCTCGCCATTCACCCTGCAGGTGGCGGGCGACATTAACGGCGACGGAGTGGGCGGCGACCGGGCCTTCATTCCTTCGCTAACGTCGACGGGCTCCGGTACGGCGCGCGCGCTAAATGCGTTGCTGCCGTCGCTGGCTGGGGAGACACGTCGCTGTCTGCTGACCCAGCAACGGCAGGTCGCGGCGCAAAGCTCGTGTCGAGGGCCGGGAGTCGCCCTGGTGGACGCCCTCATCATACCTCGTGTCGGTCTCCACGTGGCTGGGCGAACCGTCCGCGTCGCGCTGGCCTTGAAGAATATCGGCGCGGGACTGGACGGGCTACTTCACGGCCAGGGACGCGCGAGGGGGTGGGGTGACTCACGCATTCCGGATCCCCTCCTCCTCTCGGCGACGGGGTATGACAGATCCAGCGGTGCCTATACCTACGCCGTGAACGCGAGATTCGGGCGAGCGCTCGGCGGGCAGGACTTTGCGCCGGGTCTGTTTCGAGTGTCGCTGGACATGTCCGTCGATCTTTCGACGGCGTACGACGTGCAGCAGCTCCGGCGGGCCGTCGAGCCCCTACGGGGAACCGCCGGGTGGGAGCGGCGCAGCCGGGACTCGATTTACGTCGCGTACCTGCGCACGACCGCGAGCGTGTATCGGTTCGTATTGGCGTACAGCGATTCCCTGTTCCTCACGGGGGCGCAGCAGCAGGCACTTGAACGCGCGGATAGCGCCTATGCTGACAGCGTGCGGACGATCTACCGCGGGCTGGCGCAGGACCTTTACGAGAGCGGTTCCCGGGTGGGCACTTCTGGGTTGCAGCGCGTGGCGCGCGCTAATGCGCTGTACCTGAACCTGTTCTGGGCGCAACTCCCTACGCTCCGCTCCCTAGTTGATGCGCGACAACTCCAACTGCTGAATGAGCTGCAGGAGATGTTCAACACCTTGGCGAAGGACCGAAAAGACTCCCAGTTCAATCTCGGCTTTCCAGTTCCGCCGCCGCGCCGCTGACGAGCGCCACAGGCTACACGGGCCGGCGTATCTCTTCGGAATATTCTTCTTCCGACGCTTTCGGACCAAAAGTCGTCGTCAGCTCGGCAGCGACATCGACTTGCCAGATGCTGACGCCGGCGTTGGCAAATCGCCTCCTACGACCGCGGAGGTGCGAACGCCGTACCCGCTGACCAAGCAGGTGCTGGTCGCCAAGCTGACGGGTGACAGCGACGTAGCGCACAGGAGTGGTGGCGTACATGCCCGAGAAGATCCCTCTAGCGAGCGAACGGGCGTGAAGTTCTCGTGCGTGAGTCGCGGCAGAACGCGTGCGCGTGGATTTCAACGCACACCGAGCGTAAGCGCGCGACGGAGGAGACCTCCATCGTCGACAGTTCACTCAACCGCTAACACGACTGCCGTGAACGCACAGCACTCGGACATCGAGATGCGGAGGAGTGAAGCGGGCGCGGTGTTCAGCGCGTTTGAGGCCCCGGTGCTGGGGAACCGTTGGGGGACCCGATACAACTGATGTCGGATGTAGCGCGTCGATGTCGTTATGTGACAAGCCGAGTACATATGACGAACCATTTGCAGATAACGGTATCGGATTCGAACCAATAGTTGCAACGGTCGGTGTGAGCGGCGCGCTCAGTTCGCGGGTATTGTGTCGCATCGTGCGCGAATTGTTCGATGCTCTTCTGCGGGGCGTTCCAGCCTCCGAACGTGGTAACCGAACCTCATCCCTCATGATTCTTCCGGTCTTGGGTGTCCACCGAGGCTTGAGTTCGTAGCGTACACATGAAGTGCTCTGTCAGTGAAGGGATCGAGCGCATTCCCCCGCGGCTAGTGAAGCAGTGGGGTTTCATCCCCACCATGGTCCACTGAGGTAGCCCATTGGCTACATGCACCTCGACGAGCACGTCGAGGGCATCGATGCCGAGTACGGCGGCGGAGGGGGCGGCGGCAAGCATGGGAAGACAGTACGGTGCAGGGCGCCGATCACTGTCATCCGAATGCGGCGGGCATTATCCCTCCAACGCCAACGCAGAAACGGGCGCCCTCGCGGGCGCCCGTTCTTGTTTGCGTCATACCAACGCGATCACTTCATCACCCGCACCGACCTACCGGTAGAAGTACACGTTGTCGATGTAGAGTACCGACGGGGCGCCGGCCACGAACAGCATCTGCTGCAACTTGTTCTTGGCGGTGAGTCCGGTAAAGCTGGCGAGCGGGATGTTGAGCGACACCCAGCTGCCGGTCGCGATCTGTCCCGCCTGATACTTGCCGATCGCGGCGGTGCCGGTCGCATCGTTCACGAGCTGGATTTCGAGCGTGGCGGACGGATTCGGCGACCAGACGTCGATGTGGATGCCGGTCATCGCGGTCGCATCGACGTTGTTGGCCGGTACGGCGGGGCCGAACTCGATGCCGACGAAGTTGAACAGCGAGTACTTCTTGATGCTGCGCCCGGCGACCGTGAACGGATCGGTCAGCTCGTTGTTGGCCGCGCTCCAGCTGGTGCGCCACGTGTCGACGCCGCGGTTGGTGTAGGCGGTCGTAAACAGCGAGATCACATCCACGGCGGCCTTGGTCGGCGCCGGGGCGATGGTGGTCGGCACCCCCAGCGGGGCGGTTACCGTGACCGTCGAACTGGACGCGACCGCCAGGCCGTTCATCGTGGCGGTGATCGTCGCCGTGCCGGCGGACACACCCGTCACCAGACCGTCCACGCTCACCGTAGCCACGGCCGGATTGCTCGATGTCAGCGTATACCAGCGCCATGCCACATCGGTCAGCTTCCCGCCGTTCGACAGCGCCGGCGTCGTGAAGTTCACCGTGTTCGGACCAGCGCCCATCTGCTGCGCCGTGCCGATGGCGATGTTGAGCGTCGGCCACGCCACGGCGGCGGCGGTCGGCGCCGCAACCTGCGACGCGGGGAGGCTTTCGTACTGCACGTCGGCGAACCACACCGTGTAGTTGTTCGGACCGTCGGCGAAATGGAACAGTCCGTTCATTGCCGCCGCCTTGCTCGGATTCGGCAGGGGGATGATGTACTTCGTGAACGTGGTGGTGAGCGGGATGTCGAGCGACTCGGCGTTGAGCGCCGTAGTCGCGGCATTGTTGCCGATACCGACCTTCAGGGAGCCCTTG
The genomic region above belongs to Gemmatimonas sp. and contains:
- a CDS encoding patatin-like phospholipase family protein, giving the protein MTIRLQLAVQGGGAKLCGLLAALDAVQRLEKLGLIKVTRIAGTSAGAIAAALFAAGVNFEHLRRRIIDNRKGLERIVPPPNAWQLVRAARGQPMVAIDPIRDALRAVLAEHKVSLFKDLRIPLHVVATDLTNGRAHVYATEKDPQMDVVNAVLDSCAIPFYLRGPSTANGGMLLVDGGICENFPVDVLDSDEKTHGLITGITFRTGSRGAPESVLDFAVSLLDAAIANSVRRAQRTVLERRLLLLDPKPETLNFHWALHEGMEGHYHATLAESDRFFRTLADVESPPPPSPAVSPAPPAIPDIVDVEEDVDSLDTLHRHDELFRAQHADVKVRYHEVRMLVRAGGSLVGQRAPDFLQYQMQFSAFERPLECVRIGVSGDTPYEFLQTLRTEVYDHKHARRRTIQLKARDPQRPSYRSYLLFFSPAIHPEETGAPFRLQYSHELRGVFRELHRTGVDCMQLSTMRAGTTTPKITLLTVLPKTHPGYYLRQSVKTTGKNPGRPMTPEETNAVVLELALTPAEYLLGWIGEDIAPGTIFSAEICAPGY
- a CDS encoding thioredoxin domain-containing protein, with the protein product MTTNAVKGIGEKLLNVAIAVLTVCAVAVTSIRVIDWVKRPADPLEPRSISNAATFAGSRHVLGNPAAKVRIIEFSDFQCPYCRKAAVDLKDLVARYPELVA
- a CDS encoding carboxypeptidase-like regulatory domain-containing protein is translated as MTIRWRSTLRVGLIIGAVYGRLLAAQGPRESIVVRVQNDSARALAGVAVIVVRGPDRASQQVITGSAGVASVEFADGTGDYLVSAKAAGYAAVRRRITAAEGEHRFRITLLLKPDTTRLVAIRVRAARDAPPPFHRSSFDQQPGDVPGVVGGVTGFVTPELAGSIDALALTVPGTVAGSTGLSVNGLSADQNAVRLNGGEFSSGSLPRAARVETRVQTSTFDATRGGFAGAAVDLHLGPGSRTYQRRSAFGTLSGTPFLASAKANSRPVGLSTLSSE
- a CDS encoding Ig-like domain-containing protein, which encodes MRIPQFTRIAVALVAGASVLLAGCDSSSTTEPKTLSSIAVSPTTANLAIGGTQALTVTGSYSDNTTAAITSGVTYTSSANTVATASTAGVVTALSAGTATITASASGKSAAATITVAPPAPTLSSIALTPATVNLLVAATQQLTVTGTYSDASTGALATGVTFASSAANVATVSGTGLVTALAAGTTTITATHTASTRTTTRLITVTAPVPAGSLVFSDAYDTGVSFADFGGATNAVTIDATTLYNGKKTIKAIVTGSGGYSGGAFVSATPRNLSAFNALTFWAKSSVAKGSLKVGIGNNAATTALNAESLDIPLTTTFTKYIIPLPNPSKAAAMNGLFHFADGPNNYTVWFADVQYESLPASQVAAPTAAAVAWPTLNIAIGTAQQMGAGPNTVNFTTPALSNGGKLTDVAWRWYTLTSSNPAVATVSVDGLVTGVSAGTATITATMNGLAVASSSTVTVTAPLGVPTTIAPAPTKAAVDVISLFTTAYTNRGVDTWRTSWSAANNELTDPFTVAGRSIKKYSLFNFVGIEFGPAVPANNVDATAMTGIHIDVWSPNPSATLEIQLVNDATGTAAIGKYQAGQIATGSWVSLNIPLASFTGLTAKNKLQQMLFVAGAPSVLYIDNVYFYR